In Leptotrichia sp. OH3620_COT-345, a single window of DNA contains:
- a CDS encoding META domain-containing protein: MKMRIFLSLISIFLLFGCTTASLDTKSENLRKEEDISSKLSDTSWKLTEISGEKVNIPNTDSGKAFITINFTAEGIHGISAVNNYFSSYTVKENIISFGVIASTKMAGSPEMMDLEIKYFGILEKSEKFEMPDDNTLILKSGNEFLKFKKI; this comes from the coding sequence ATGAAAATGAGAATATTTTTAAGTTTAATTTCAATTTTTCTTTTATTTGGCTGTACTACAGCTTCATTGGATACTAAAAGTGAAAACTTGAGAAAAGAAGAGGATATTTCCTCTAAGCTGTCGGATACTTCATGGAAACTGACAGAAATATCGGGAGAGAAAGTAAATATTCCCAATACAGATTCAGGAAAAGCTTTCATTACCATTAATTTTACAGCGGAAGGAATACATGGAATTTCAGCTGTTAATAACTATTTTTCATCATATACAGTAAAAGAGAATATTATTTCTTTCGGGGTTATAGCTTCTACAAAGATGGCCGGTTCACCTGAAATGATGGATTTAGAGATTAAATATTTCGGTATTTTGGAAAAATCCGAAAAATTTGAAATGCCTGATGACAATACATTAATATTAAAGTCAGGAAATGAATTTCTGAAATTTAAAAAAATATAA
- a CDS encoding RIP metalloprotease, with protein sequence MSILFTILILGLIIFLHELGHFLTAKYYKMPVIEFAIGMGPKLFSKKINETTYSIRILPLGGFVNIGGMQPEEGGEQKFENGFYTKPPFSRFVVLIAGIVMNFVSAIIVIFILFSITGVIPPKFIEPVIGSVNQETAVKSAFKPNDRIIEINGEKINNWRDIALQIGEINQKGYNGEDVAVKIIRENKEINQKVKLTYYEKEKVNLLGIQAVKTNVSVFRKIHASFSTFGDYFILMINGLKMLLTGKVSMQEVTGPIGLPKFVGEAYKAGGGFGLINIFILLSINIGLMNLLPIPALDGGRILFVIPEFFGIKVNKKIEERIHAAGMLLLFGLMIFMLFNDAFKYFK encoded by the coding sequence ATGAGTATACTTTTTACAATACTGATACTGGGACTTATTATATTTTTACATGAACTGGGACATTTTCTGACAGCAAAATATTATAAAATGCCGGTTATCGAATTTGCCATAGGAATGGGACCGAAACTTTTTTCAAAAAAAATAAATGAAACAACTTATTCTATAAGAATATTGCCTTTAGGAGGGTTTGTTAATATAGGTGGAATGCAGCCTGAAGAAGGTGGAGAACAGAAATTTGAAAATGGATTTTATACAAAACCTCCATTTAGCAGGTTTGTAGTCCTGATAGCAGGAATAGTAATGAATTTTGTTTCCGCAATAATAGTAATATTTATATTGTTTTCAATTACAGGAGTCATTCCTCCGAAATTCATCGAACCTGTAATAGGTAGTGTCAATCAAGAAACGGCTGTTAAATCGGCATTTAAGCCTAATGACAGAATTATAGAAATTAACGGGGAGAAAATAAATAATTGGAGAGATATAGCCCTTCAGATAGGAGAAATCAATCAAAAAGGGTATAACGGAGAAGATGTGGCTGTAAAAATAATCAGAGAGAATAAAGAAATCAATCAAAAAGTCAAATTAACTTATTATGAAAAAGAAAAAGTGAATTTACTCGGTATACAGGCCGTAAAAACTAATGTTTCGGTTTTTAGAAAAATACATGCTTCTTTTTCTACATTCGGAGATTATTTCATATTAATGATAAACGGATTGAAAATGCTCCTTACAGGTAAAGTATCAATGCAGGAAGTGACAGGTCCAATAGGACTCCCTAAATTTGTGGGAGAAGCATATAAAGCAGGAGGAGGCTTCGGACTTATAAACATATTTATTCTACTTTCGATTAATATAGGTCTGATGAATCTGCTTCCCATACCGGCTCTTGACGGAGGAAGAATTTTATTTGTAATTCCTGAATTTTTTGGAATAAAAGTAAATAAAAAAATAGAAGAAAGAATACATGCAGCGGGAATGCTTCTTTTATTCGGACTGATGATATTTATGCTGTTTAATGATGCGTTTAAATATTTCAAATAA
- a CDS encoding DMT family transporter yields MKKNSFILGGFLIIIAAVMWGIDGVLLTPSYFSKFHFYDVNFIVFIAHAIPSFILSILFTKQYKMLKKFTKNDFIFFSLIALFGGSIGTLSIVKALQLSEFNKFSIVILIQKTQPVFAVFLAFLILKERPSRRFYLIALISLISVYLLTFEFKSPILLPKNNILAAMYSLLAAFSFGSSTVFGKKIVSKFSFLTSTFFRFFFTTIITMFFLLFSGNTEKSLLMFSGNPSLMALSLFIAIFGLSAILIYYNGLKHVTASVSTVCELAFPLTSVIVEAVVLKRFLSPIQFVSAGILIGSILYLNLSNVNSEIKEIDKIENAEI; encoded by the coding sequence ATGAAAAAAAATAGTTTTATTTTAGGAGGCTTTTTAATTATTATTGCTGCAGTTATGTGGGGAATTGATGGAGTTCTATTGACTCCTTCCTATTTTTCAAAATTTCATTTCTATGATGTTAATTTTATCGTATTTATTGCTCATGCAATACCTTCATTTATTTTATCCATACTTTTTACGAAACAATATAAAATGTTAAAAAAATTTACTAAAAATGATTTTATATTTTTTTCTCTTATTGCTTTATTTGGTGGAAGTATCGGAACTCTTTCCATTGTAAAAGCTCTTCAACTAAGTGAATTCAACAAATTCAGTATTGTCATATTAATTCAGAAAACTCAACCTGTTTTTGCAGTTTTTCTTGCTTTTTTGATATTAAAGGAAAGACCTTCAAGAAGATTTTATCTAATTGCTTTGATTTCACTTATTTCAGTTTATTTACTGACTTTTGAATTTAAAAGTCCTATACTCCTTCCAAAAAATAATATTTTGGCTGCAATGTACTCCCTGCTTGCTGCTTTTTCATTCGGAAGTTCTACAGTTTTCGGAAAAAAAATTGTAAGTAAGTTTTCATTTTTGACAAGTACATTTTTCAGATTTTTCTTTACTACAATTATAACTATGTTTTTTCTACTTTTTTCTGGAAATACCGAAAAAAGTTTGCTCATGTTTTCAGGAAATCCTAGTTTAATGGCTCTTTCCTTATTCATAGCTATCTTTGGACTATCTGCAATACTTATTTACTATAATGGACTGAAACATGTGACCGCTTCCGTTTCTACAGTTTGTGAACTGGCATTCCCTCTTACATCAGTAATTGTAGAAGCAGTCGTATTGAAAAGGTTTTTATCCCCGATACAATTTGTATCGGCAGGAATATTAATAGGATCGATATTGTACTTAAATTTGTCAAATGTAAATTCTGAAATAAAAGAAATTGATAAAATAGAAAATGCTGAAATTTAA
- a CDS encoding cell division protein SepF has protein sequence MNKQEVANLKLGKKFLEFFGDVDEDEIVEEEEREVVVKPKTQVKTHSYTEPEHTEEKEKKVMSIFGGGKKEESGKMKVSYVSIIRPKTFEDSRLIADSIKEKKVVTFSLEFLEFEVGQRVIDFVSGAAYAMDAHLSKVTDKVLTSIPNGVGYEDIDTSLEEEKNRNGNLL, from the coding sequence TTGAATAAACAGGAGGTTGCTAATTTGAAGCTTGGAAAAAAATTTTTAGAATTTTTCGGAGATGTAGATGAAGATGAAATTGTAGAAGAAGAGGAAAGAGAAGTTGTTGTTAAGCCTAAAACTCAAGTGAAAACCCACAGTTATACTGAACCTGAACATACTGAAGAAAAAGAGAAAAAGGTTATGAGTATATTTGGAGGAGGAAAGAAGGAGGAAAGCGGAAAAATGAAAGTGAGTTATGTTTCAATAATAAGACCGAAAACATTTGAGGATTCAAGGCTAATAGCTGATTCGATCAAAGAAAAGAAAGTGGTTACGTTCAGTCTGGAATTTCTGGAATTTGAAGTAGGGCAGAGGGTTATAGATTTTGTAAGTGGAGCAGCTTATGCAATGGATGCACATTTATCAAAAGTCACTGATAAAGTTCTTACATCTATTCCGAACGGAGTGGGATATGAAGATATAGACACTTCATTAGAAGAAGAAAAAAACAGAAATGGAAATTTATTATAA
- a CDS encoding YggS family pyridoxal phosphate-dependent enzyme, whose product MELNKEKIYKNYEKIKKDIRKYSPYPKKVKILFVSKYFNIEEQRKIMDMGYSYFGENRAQTYRDKMEAFSNGKYENIKWDFIGRLQKNKIKYIINSVNLIHSIDSYELLKEINEKAVRSNRIVNGLVQINISKEESKTGIYVEDFKKEYKKYFSMDNVKIKGFMTMAPLEAGTHKINTYFSSMFKLKEEYEKKYDYLNELSMGMSGDYIEALENGATIIRIGSRLFE is encoded by the coding sequence ATGGAATTAAATAAAGAAAAAATATATAAAAATTACGAAAAAATAAAAAAAGACATACGGAAGTATTCTCCTTATCCTAAAAAAGTGAAAATATTATTTGTAAGTAAATATTTCAATATTGAAGAACAGAGAAAAATAATGGATATGGGATATTCCTACTTTGGAGAAAATAGGGCACAGACTTATAGAGATAAAATGGAAGCTTTTTCCAACGGAAAATATGAAAATATAAAATGGGATTTTATCGGAAGGTTGCAAAAAAATAAAATAAAGTATATAATAAACAGTGTAAATTTAATACATTCAATAGACTCTTATGAACTTTTGAAAGAAATTAATGAAAAAGCTGTCCGGAGTAACAGGATTGTAAATGGCTTAGTCCAAATTAATATTTCAAAAGAAGAGTCAAAAACGGGAATTTATGTGGAAGATTTTAAGAAGGAATACAAAAAATACTTTTCTATGGATAATGTCAAAATAAAGGGGTTTATGACGATGGCTCCATTGGAAGCCGGAACTCATAAAATAAACACATATTTTTCAAGTATGTTTAAATTAAAAGAAGAATATGAAAAAAAATATGATTATTTGAATGAGCTTTCTATGGGAATGTCCGGCGACTATATTGAAGCTCTTGAAAACGGAGCTACTATAATCAGAATAGGAAGCAGATTATTTGAATAA
- the hemW gene encoding radical SAM family heme chaperone HemW yields MSKTENKQKTGENIDALYLHIPFCEKKCEYCDFCTFINMEHEYGKYTEALIKELKMYPEYEYDTVYFGGGTPSLLSIKMLSCIMETIKYTRNAEITLELNPNDMTEEKLQELRKIKINRLSIGIQSFQNHILKFIGRLHNGEDAVKVFENARKAGFDNISIDLMFGIPNQNMKDLKKDLEMILQLSPDNVSIYSLIWEEGTVFWSKMQKGLLYQMEQDLEAEMYELIIDFLKANGYEHYEISNFSKKGLAGRHNLKYWKNKQFLGVGMSAASYYKEKRYSNVRNFYKYYKFIDENIFPIDEKSVETVDETEYYKLKNMLGLRLINEGIEYFDDEKSESLLKRGLLEKFNKGTRLRLTRQGILLANDVFMEFI; encoded by the coding sequence ATGAGTAAAACAGAGAATAAACAGAAAACAGGAGAAAATATAGATGCACTTTATCTACACATACCTTTTTGTGAAAAGAAATGTGAATATTGTGATTTCTGTACATTTATAAATATGGAGCATGAATATGGTAAATATACGGAAGCACTAATAAAAGAACTGAAGATGTATCCTGAATACGAATATGATACGGTATATTTTGGAGGAGGGACACCTTCGCTCCTGTCTATAAAAATGCTTTCCTGTATAATGGAAACTATAAAATATACTAGAAATGCCGAAATAACATTGGAACTCAATCCTAATGATATGACCGAGGAAAAACTTCAAGAATTGAGAAAAATAAAAATAAACAGACTTAGTATAGGGATACAGAGTTTTCAAAATCACATTCTAAAATTTATCGGTAGACTACATAACGGAGAAGATGCTGTAAAAGTTTTTGAAAATGCAAGAAAAGCGGGTTTTGATAATATTTCTATTGATCTTATGTTCGGAATTCCGAATCAGAATATGAAAGATTTGAAAAAAGACTTAGAAATGATATTACAGCTGTCCCCTGATAATGTATCAATATATTCTCTCATATGGGAAGAGGGGACAGTGTTTTGGAGTAAGATGCAGAAAGGACTGCTTTACCAAATGGAACAGGATCTTGAAGCCGAGATGTACGAACTGATTATTGATTTTTTAAAAGCAAACGGATACGAGCATTATGAGATCTCAAATTTTTCAAAAAAAGGTCTGGCAGGAAGGCATAATCTTAAATATTGGAAAAATAAACAATTTTTAGGTGTAGGAATGAGTGCTGCAAGTTACTACAAAGAGAAAAGATACAGTAATGTAAGAAATTTTTATAAATATTATAAATTTATTGATGAAAATATATTTCCTATAGATGAAAAAAGTGTTGAAACTGTAGATGAAACAGAATATTATAAATTAAAAAATATGCTTGGACTACGCCTTATAAACGAGGGAATAGAATATTTCGATGATGAAAAATCGGAAAGTCTTTTAAAGAGAGGATTACTTGAAAAATTTAACAAAGGGACAAGATTACGTCTTACAAGACAGGGAATTTTACTTGCTAATGATGTATTTATGGAATTTATATAA
- a CDS encoding phospho-sugar mutase, protein MEFMKKYEYWLNSDSINEKDKEELKSLEDNPKEIEDRFFKDLSFGTGGIRGIRGIGTNRINKYVIRKATQGLANYMLKYNEKDAKEKGIIIAHDCRIGSREYALNTARVMAANGIKAYIYPDLRSTPELSFGVRYKGCLAGIVVTASHNPVEYNGYKVYWEDGAQVVDPHATGIVSEVNKIQTLEEIKVVSEEEGRKQNLIIELDEKIDNDYIDEIKKQTLKKDISGKENFKIVYTPLHGTGGRPMKRILSDFGYNFEVVKEQIEPDGNFPTVVYANPEEVAAFKLGVKLADEIEAKLVMANDPDADRIGIAVKDDRNNWYYPNGNQMGLLLLQYLLNNKKNIPVNAKVITTIVSTPMIDVMAPSSNVGVIKTLTGFKYIGEKIREFETGTLDGSYLFGFEESYGYLIGTHARDKDALVTSMIIAEMAAYYNSVGSSIYKELQKLYKKFGYYLEGIKSVTLKGKDGIEKMAVLMSDLRENVKDMLIGKKIKIKKDFDSHKEYNLETGEVKEINLPKENVLQFILEDNTYITARPSGTEPKIKFYFSVNADTDENVKQKLDKSMSEFEKILKL, encoded by the coding sequence ATGGAATTCATGAAAAAGTATGAATACTGGTTAAATTCAGATTCTATTAATGAAAAAGACAAGGAAGAACTCAAAAGTTTAGAGGATAATCCGAAAGAAATAGAAGACAGATTTTTTAAGGATTTAAGTTTCGGCACAGGAGGAATAAGAGGAATAAGGGGAATAGGTACAAACAGAATTAATAAATACGTAATTAGAAAAGCTACTCAGGGTCTTGCTAATTACATGTTAAAATATAATGAGAAAGATGCAAAGGAAAAAGGTATAATAATAGCCCATGACTGTAGAATAGGCTCAAGAGAATATGCTTTGAATACGGCAAGAGTAATGGCCGCCAATGGAATAAAAGCTTACATTTATCCTGATTTGAGATCTACACCTGAATTGTCTTTCGGTGTAAGGTATAAAGGTTGTCTTGCAGGAATAGTAGTAACTGCGAGTCATAATCCGGTAGAATATAACGGATATAAAGTATATTGGGAAGACGGTGCTCAAGTAGTTGATCCTCATGCAACAGGAATAGTAAGTGAAGTAAATAAAATTCAAACTCTTGAAGAAATAAAAGTTGTTTCCGAAGAAGAGGGAAGAAAACAGAATCTTATAATTGAACTTGATGAAAAAATAGATAATGATTATATTGATGAAATAAAAAAACAAACATTGAAAAAAGATATTTCAGGAAAAGAAAATTTTAAAATAGTTTATACTCCTTTACATGGTACAGGAGGAAGACCTATGAAAAGAATTCTGTCAGACTTCGGATATAATTTTGAAGTTGTAAAAGAGCAGATAGAACCTGACGGGAATTTTCCTACTGTAGTTTATGCAAATCCTGAAGAAGTTGCAGCATTTAAACTTGGTGTGAAACTGGCAGATGAAATAGAGGCAAAACTTGTAATGGCAAATGATCCTGATGCCGACAGAATAGGAATAGCTGTAAAGGACGACAGGAATAACTGGTATTATCCTAATGGAAATCAGATGGGATTACTTTTACTCCAGTATTTACTGAATAATAAAAAAAATATACCTGTAAATGCAAAAGTAATAACAACAATAGTGTCAACTCCTATGATAGATGTAATGGCACCTTCAAGTAATGTAGGAGTAATAAAGACATTGACAGGGTTTAAATATATAGGAGAAAAAATAAGGGAATTTGAAACAGGGACACTTGACGGAAGCTATCTGTTCGGATTTGAAGAAAGTTATGGATACCTTATAGGAACTCATGCAAGAGATAAGGATGCTCTTGTGACATCAATGATAATAGCTGAAATGGCAGCATATTATAATTCGGTAGGAAGCTCTATTTATAAAGAATTACAGAAATTATATAAAAAATTTGGATATTACCTCGAAGGAATAAAGTCGGTTACATTAAAAGGAAAAGATGGAATAGAAAAAATGGCTGTACTGATGAGTGATTTGAGAGAAAATGTAAAAGATATGTTAATTGGAAAGAAAATAAAAATAAAAAAGGACTTTGATTCTCACAAAGAATATAATCTTGAAACAGGAGAAGTAAAAGAAATAAATTTACCTAAAGAAAATGTGTTACAGTTTATTTTGGAGGATAATACATATATTACTGCAAGACCTTCAGGGACAGAACCTAAAATTAAATTTTACTTTAGTGTAAATGCAGATACTGATGAAAATGTAAAGCAGAAGCTCGATAAGTCAATGAGTGAGTTTGAAAAAATTCTGAAATTATAA
- a CDS encoding MFS transporter, translated as MIILMFFCIIVYNLAHPATPGLIELRNWKKSISGEFLAVMSTAMFMSSPYLGALADKVGMKKIFIFMPFMYGTSQIFFGFVNFLPIVFIARVIAGFASGGTYAVAFGYVSQLSSKEEKSKNIAKISSAAVIGGAIGQKTGGIVARYDTRYPFGLQFICGCIVSLLIFFILKEIVKTERGNRKEGIREKKNLNPFATFKYINELDSYSKFFCFIIFLSNVGIFAYASALNYFLKFHIKVNSDTIGTFVMCSSLLAFFGTSVLLVKFIAKYKEKVIHKIMILIGIILMSVILYRLNGGTVSYVFMAIYTMTYEIARSLGNSIVAQRYKEEQGKILGVTSAVGFLGSAAGSLMSGYLLSANYYFPFIVNLSVMTMVLLLLTVSRSFFKK; from the coding sequence ATGATAATACTAATGTTTTTTTGTATTATCGTTTATAATCTGGCACATCCGGCAACACCGGGATTAATAGAATTGAGAAATTGGAAAAAGAGTATATCCGGAGAATTTCTAGCTGTAATGAGTACGGCAATGTTTATGTCTTCTCCTTATTTAGGAGCTCTTGCAGATAAAGTGGGAATGAAAAAAATATTTATATTTATGCCTTTTATGTACGGAACTTCCCAAATATTTTTTGGATTTGTAAATTTTTTACCTATAGTTTTTATAGCGAGAGTCATCGCAGGCTTTGCTTCAGGAGGGACATATGCTGTAGCTTTCGGATATGTGAGTCAGCTCTCATCAAAAGAAGAAAAAAGTAAAAATATAGCAAAAATAAGCTCAGCTGCCGTAATAGGAGGAGCAATAGGCCAAAAAACAGGAGGAATTGTTGCAAGGTATGATACGAGGTATCCTTTTGGACTTCAGTTTATATGCGGTTGTATAGTGTCTCTTCTTATTTTTTTCATATTAAAGGAAATTGTAAAAACCGAACGGGGAAATCGAAAAGAGGGAATAAGAGAAAAGAAAAATTTGAATCCATTTGCTACATTTAAATACATAAATGAACTGGACAGTTATTCAAAATTTTTCTGTTTTATAATATTTTTATCAAATGTAGGTATATTTGCTTATGCCAGTGCATTAAATTATTTCCTGAAATTTCACATTAAAGTAAATTCTGATACTATAGGAACATTTGTAATGTGTTCCTCATTATTGGCATTTTTTGGGACAAGCGTACTTTTAGTGAAATTTATAGCCAAATATAAGGAAAAAGTAATACATAAAATAATGATACTTATAGGAATTATACTGATGTCCGTTATACTATACAGGTTAAACGGCGGAACAGTTTCATATGTATTTATGGCAATATATACAATGACATATGAAATAGCAAGATCTTTAGGAAACAGCATAGTAGCTCAGAGATACAAAGAAGAGCAGGGGAAAATACTTGGAGTGACTTCGGCAGTCGGGTTTTTAGGGAGTGCAGCAGGTTCATTAATGTCGGGGTATCTGCTTTCGGCAAATTATTATTTTCCTTTTATTGTAAATCTTTCAGTGATGACTATGGTATTGTTACTTTTGACGGTTAGCAGAAGCTTTTTTAAAAAATAA